The sequence below is a genomic window from Ipomoea triloba cultivar NCNSP0323 chromosome 2, ASM357664v1.
GGGGTGGGGTTTCATATATGGTAGAGGCCTTCTCACTTCTAGCTATAGGAACATCAATCATCGGTACTCTCCTGAGTTTCTCCGAGTTTTTCAAAGAGCAACTCAGTAACTTATTGTTGCATTCCGGACCATTTGCAAATGAGGTAAGTTCGCTATCTCAGAATAAGCATAGAAAATGGTAAACACCTTACTGTTTTTTTTCCCCAGCAGAAGCCAAATTTAAATTCTGGGCAAAGGAAATTGTGGGGAAGAAATACCATAAGCTTCACCGCGACAGCAATGGTGATTGCCCCCTCTCTTCTCCTGTCAACAACAGTTCCAGATGCGTTTTATGCTGCTACAGATATAGCAGTAAGTTAAATCTTTTCCATAATGCAAGTGAAGCTTATAGCTAGCTATGAGACAAATAATGACAGGAGGATGAAACAGGGAGGTTACTGCATGACAATGCTGTATGGAGTTCTTCCCCCAGCAATGGCTTGGGCTATGCACAACAGAGGAGATAAGGACATTGATAAAGGAGCAATATCAAGAGCAAAGCCTGCACTTCTCTGTGTATGCTTGATTGCTTCTTGTATAGTATTAGAGCAAATTATTGCAGATCTCTCACTGCTGCACTTGTAAGAAACAATTTTTCTACGATATAATGAAATATGGTTGCAAATGTATCATGAATCTCCTGAAACTAACTATGAAGATTAGAGAAACAGTATAATTTACCAGAACCTTGCATACAGCCATATCTATTTGAGGTTACTCTAGTGCTAGAGCATGTATGATTACTTGGAAAGGAAACTAAACAGAGTGacaaatagatatatatataaataagtaaTAACACTCCCATTCTCATCGGGGTTTACAACAGTCAATGTTACTCGAGGGTAATCCAATATGGAAGATAATACAGTTCATATTGCACCTAAATACAGACCCCTGGTACAAAAGCACAGTATTTAACTGCTTTATTCAATCAGGACCATGAGAAACCAATAGAGatgataaaaatacaaaataagttGAGAGCAGGACCTCATTAGCCAAACCCCAGACTCCAAACAGAAGAAAGGAAATGGCTAAGAGAATGCTCAGCTTCACACTCTAAGATCCAAAACAGATCTTAGTTCTTCACTGTGGTAACATGCCTTAGAAGCATGTGGGCAACATCATGAGAAATTCTTGCAGCTTCTGTCTTCAAATGATTAATCTTGGCTTCTGTCTCTGCTTCTAGTCGCTTGACATTAGCACCTGAGTCACCACTACTCTGTTCAACAAAGGCCACTTGTTATAGAACTTTGGCTATATTCCATGTTTTACACATGATGTACAAGTCAAGAGAAGAGTAAAATATCTTTGTTTTTTATGGGAAATAGACTGCACACAACACAGGTGCTCTTGATGATTCACAAAATGAAATTGAGCCATGATTGGCATATTTCAGATTTGGACTCAGTTAATTTTATCCAAGAAATTCAACTGTGTGGTTCTATTATATAtggattttattattaattttctatataCCTGTGCAAGCTTTTTCTGATACTCAGCTTCCATATGGGCACGGAAAGCAGCTATCTCCTTCTCAGCTTCTTCTTTAGCCTGTTTCAATCTAGCCTGTTTTGCTGCAAATGGAAACAAGAAGGTTTACTCATTTCACCCCAATCTTGAATCACAGAATGCAACATTGTAAAAAGAAAGTAGAAAAGACCATAGCAACAAGTCATGTTGTTACTATATGTTCAGAACAATATAGGTATACATgtcatgtaaatatgtaattatacAGCAAAGCATGTTCGACAGCATAACTTCTATAAACTGTAAATTCATGCATTACAACAATAATCAAGTACTTCAAGCACCAAATATGCACAACAGAAGCACCCTCAAAATTTTTTTAGAGAATTTGGATGCATCTTTCACCAAATCCTCCAAGTTAGGAGAGCCTTGGCCCTTGGTCCAGCCTTTTAATTGTACTAAAGTaattgcaaacatttaattTTCATGGAAATATCAATCTTGTAAAGTTAGACTAGAAAAGATCACCTATTTCAAGtcataaaacaagaaaaaacaaaaagctaTCTTACTGAAGTTAGACTAGAAAAGATCACCTATTTCAAGTCATGGAAATAAGTCcaattgaaaaattcattagcAAACTAAAGTTCTAAAAGGACAAAAGAACTTACCACTCTTTGCAGCATTGACAATGTGCTGTGCTTCTTGCTCAGCAGCTAAGAGAAGTTGAATTCCACCTTGGCCCCTGTTAGAATCCATACTGGAAAAGAAACACTACTGTAGCTGCAACAGAGTTCAGACACGAGTATGAGAAGAGCAGTTAGCACTAAACTGATAATTGAGAACACGATCAATTATTCACATTACTTAATAATGGTTTGAAGATTTTTATCAAAGGACCAGCACTAAACTTTTAAGGAATAtgaatcaacaaaaaataataaatctttaTGAATTATGCCAAAGTTAATAACATAGTGAGCTTATTGACAGAAGAATTAGGTTTACCATTCTCTTTATCCCATACTGTATACTCCCAAACGCAAATAGACAAAACATCTGATGCAAAATAGTCAAATGAGCAATCAGTTTGCACAACTTATAGTTTTATTAGTCAAAGATCCATTATTTTGAGCTTGTATGTGGCCGCTTAGATTTAGACCTCATCTTACATCTCAATAAATCTACATCACAGAATCCCACCAACTCTAAACTTCAACCTGGATCGTAATAATGTTCAACCCTAATTCcatttaaaaatcaatttccaTTATACCTCTTTTGCGAAAAGATCTCAAGTTTTGCAAGCCAACaaatctacttttttttttttattgggaaCTAGTTAGGTAGCCTAATCTGAAACGCTTTTCAGGAGTAATTGAGTTGATCAACAacgaaaaatggaagaaaaagcTGTGGCAGAAACAGATCAAGACATATTCAACGACAATCCATCCCAGATCCATTGTATTACAGTCCAAATAAGGCCAGAGGGAGGGTAAAAGAGATGCGGAGTGAGGAAGTCATAGCAGAAGATAATAGGGATACAACGGAGAAAACAGGATTATGGAGAGAAGAAGATGGACGATACCTGAGGAATAGGAGTTTGCTCGTGAATGGATTCACCGAAAACTGAGGCCAATTTTCAACTACAAACGAAATTGTTTCGACTTTTTGAGACTTATATAATAATCACGGGTGAACCTGCCCCGGCCCCTTTCTAGAGCCGGGACATCaactcgtttttttttttaatttatttatttaaataaaaattaaacatatactcggattttatttgttattttttggaTTTAGTATACTACTAAATGTCTAAATCTAACACGTTGGATGGGCTGAAAGCCCTATCAAGATTCAATTAGACTTCAGATGAAATACTCTGTGCAACGAGTTCGACAAAAAAAGtgctaataaaaattaaattcataactttttagATCCTGATCCTAACATAACTTTcagattatgtatttatagttaacacattctgtatttatagttgaaaatttgtacttataactatcatattatgtgtaagaaattatcaagttatttgtttacatgtacagaaactgttaacatgtatataatttttatgcaatatgaaccctagtccatggtataacaattgctttTCATATAGATTTTTGTATACAGACAGTtctagagaatatatatatagatgtacaATCTAGGCGTTAACTCTAATTTTTAGGTGTGCAAGCCACAGCATCAGCCAACTCTTTCTTGATTAATCTTACAATATCAGAGACCTGCGCAGGTAGCAAATACCATGTTCAGTTTCACTAATTTCTCTCTTATTGTGAatcaaaaatgaaatattttcattaatgAATATCTTAGTTTTGGCAAACCTCGAAATGGCATGACAAAGCTGATGAGTTCTTGCtcaataccaggtatattttcTCAAGAATTTGCACAAGTGCATCCACCTGATCCCCTAGTAAATCAACCTGTACAAACAAAAATAGTtccaaaaaaaacacaatttaatGTTAACTCATTGCCAAATCTATGCTTAACAACCTAAGTAGGACATTAATCTTGTTTTCAAGCAACCTCAGTTTCAGCTAAATGCAGGCTCTGACACCTTGTTATGAATGCCTTCTTGTACAGTTGTTTCTTTTTCCTCAATGAGGAAACAGGATGAACTAACTCATGTAATTGCTGCTTCAGTTCCTCTATCCTGGGAAGACAGGCttctattataaaattttcacttGTTGCATGTAGTCAACCCTGTTTGTATAAAGTTTTGAGTGAGAAGTTGAATACCTAAGGCATTTTTTCTCTAAGCTAGCAAGTATCATGTCCTCAAAATCACTCAGGACTTGCTGAAATCTTCTAAGAGATGAGAAGGCGTTATCAGACTGATTGGGCTTCTCTGATCTATTGTCACCATCTAGTTGGCAGGAAGGCTGCATGTTTTCATCACCTTCAATCACAACAGTCGCATTATTATTATCTTCACCATTGTCATCAGGGTATAGGCCTAAACCTCGCTCCAAATCCATCAACAGGTCCTTGCTCGTGATCAGCTGTTTGAGTGCTTTGGCTAACTTTATATTCACTGAACTCAAAATGCTTTCATCAGCATCCAATAGCCATTGGATAGCCTCTCACTCATCCCGCTCTTCAGTTCTGAAGATTTCCAGGTAATGGTTAACAGTTTCATATGCATCCTTTTCCTGTTTCATCAAATTGATCATTTCAGTCATAAAAACCTTATGGATATCCTCCCTTAGTATGTATTCCAAGATTTTAGTTTCATCTCCAGACCTGTCCCGTTGGTTTCCTGCTGCTCGGTCTTCATTTTTGTCAGTGAAATCCATTGAGGACAATCTGTTAGCAGGGTTCCTAATCTGGCTGCCATAGCTACTTACCTTTGCATTGAAATCTTTCACCAGACCTTGACAGAGGAGCAGGTAAACCTGTTCCATCATTGAATTTTGCAGACAAGAATCTTCTGCCTCCCCCTTTAATCTTCTTATCTCATCTTTTAATTCTTCAACGTAATGGCTCCTCATATGTTCTTCACCTCCCAAGACAGAATTTGGTTTCTTTTGAAAAGATTCCAAGACTTGAACATCATTCTCATCAACCAATCCATGACTCCAACTAATTAGACAGTCTAATCTTGAGGTACATTCTTGCATCCTTCTTTCCAAACTGTCAGATTCTCTATTCCTTTTGAGCAATGAAGATCCCTTTCCCAGAGGTTTCGCCCCTGTTGACCAACTCAAATCTTTGCGTTGCTTCCTTATTATGGCCTCATGAATCTTAATCATCTCAGCAACATAATGACTTCCAATAGTTTTTTTATCCTCACCAGGCTCATAACAAGTAAATTCTTGCAAAGGATCACTAACAGATCTACATATATTTGTGAGTGGACCTAAGCCATCATTCTTGTCCAACGTTCTCAGTTTGAAACTATCTCTACTGGAAAAGGTATCCAGTTCCTCACGCAACATTGTCATTTGCGTAATGAGTTCAGTCCATTTATCATCTGAGAAGCCaaattgaatattgctttttcTCTCCCTAAGGGTTGCATTGAATATTTGTTGGATATCATCTACGAAGCCCTTAATCAGAACTGATAGCACTTTTGTCTCAATGGTGTGCCTCCATTGCTTCTCCAGGATAGGCACCTCAGTACTATGCACTGTACCAAATGTGAAATCCAACAATCTCTTTAAAATGTCTGAATCAGAAGTCATCTGCTGAATGGTTTTGTTTCCTTCAGGCATTAAAGCATCAGTCATTGGCTTGAatccaaaaaaattgtaacCTTTACAATAGAACTCATCTTCACTAGATTTCGTGGCTTGGGATTTCTCAAGATCAGCATCCTCTAATTTCTGCTTCATGCTGTAAACTTCCAGGTCCAGTGAATATTTCAATTCAGTGATTTCACCTTCTTGCATTGCCTGGTTGCTGAGAGGACAATCCACATCACCCTGTCTTCTTTCAAGCTTCACCTTCTCATGAAGTAAAGCTAATtccttttctttcatttccaGGATCTTTCTAAGCTTTATCTCATTCTCAATCTATCCATCAATTCCTTCTCTTAAAATGAGTGTTTATAGATATTCATAAATGCAGCATTATCTAACATTCTGCCTAGATTTAACAGAAATTGCAGTCAGAAATAGGATGTTATACAGATGGCATGAATTTCTGACATTCTGTTAAAAACAGTTAACTCCTAAGATTATGTTGTGATGCATCAAATAGATTGAGATTTAGAAATAGCATGTAGTCCAAGTATTAAAAActagattatattttaataaaagtcTCAAATGAGGTCATATAACAACTCAACGTCCAATTAGGAATGCTCAGTATATATAGGTTTCAAGGGGTAATAAGAAATTCGCATTTAAATCCCACGGTTCCATTTTCCGGCCACGTACCGATTATTGCCCATCTACTCCGGCACCGCTCCGCCGTCTTCTGCAGACTTTTGGCTGGTTGAGCGTTCAGCTCTAGTTGTCAGCCACTCCATGACGTCACCGAATACGCGATCGACATCCTCCTCCGGCTCACCCACCATTTGGTGCCACATGCCCGGATAAATGTTCAGAGTCTTATCCTTGCTCGCCGCGCGTCTGTACAGCTCCTCCGCGCAGGCCGGATCGCAGACGACGTCGTCACCGCCGTGGATAATCAGAAACGGCACTTTCACTTCCTCAAACTTGCCTTGCAATTCTCTGCACACTCTCAACAATTCACGCGCAGTCGCAGCTCGTGGCTTCGCTACAGGCCTCCTCGGGCTTGCTATCGCTAGCTTCCTCTTCCATTCCTCCTTCATTCACcacaatttcatttcaaatttaCAGAGTGAGTTGGTGACTTAGCCTTTAGGATTATTTTTATTGAAGGCAAGAAGAAGAATTCGGAAACAACGCagaagtattttttaaaaaaaatgagggAAGTCACTGAATTAGTCACGGTTTTATCGTCCAGAGTGAAATTGAGAATATCTGACCTTGAAAGAGACGCCGAGCAAAGAACCGCGCGTGGGAACCACTTGCCAGGTGGGGACAAGGAAGGCGGCAATGTCAAGCAAATGCTCTAACGGCCATGGCGGCTTGACCTTATCGCTGATCCCACACATTGCTCCGTTCAGAACGACGCCATCGAAAGACCGTTTTGGGGCGGAGTCGCCGCTACGAAGAGTGATTAGGAGAGCAATTGCACCGCCGAGAGACTCGGCATAGAGGAAAGTCGGCAGGTATGACGGCACGTGGCTGTCGAGGAAGGAGTCGAAGAAAGAGATACAGTCGTCGACGACAGGATTGATGTCCGGTATGTGAGCCACGAGGCCGTCGGAGAAGCCGTGGCCCTGGTGATCGATGGCGCAAACGGCGAATCCATGCTTGGCTATGTGAACAGCGGTGAGCTGCACGAACCAGCTGGACTCGCCGGTGAAGCCGTGGACGGCGCAGACTGCACCTATGAGCTTGGTGGGAGGGAGCGGGGTCCACCACTGAGTGAAGAGCTTGAGGCCGCGGGAATTGGTGATGAACTCGGAACCGTGAGACACAGAATGGCGGGAATAGAACTCGTCGGCACTCAGGGACCCAAACGGGCTCTCCTCGTTCGCCTCTGCCACCGGATGCTTCATCTCCCTTTGCTCTCTGGTCTCGGATATTTGCTCAGAAGTCAGAAGACAGGCTTATCTTCTGAAGAGAGTGACAGTTTATAAGATTCATTTATTGGCCGTCAATTCAGATTTTCTTTGAACAGTGAAAATTTCACTGTATTGCTTTTACTTTTCAAGGTCAAAATGTGACCAAAATTATTTGTAAAtcattaaatttagaaaaatatggCATATACATACCAGAATCCGACTTTGCAGTTGATTAGCAGCATGCTGCTAAGATAAATTTGGCtatattttactaattaatacATTTCAAAATGCTCTGAATATCACAacagataatataatattccgGAATGAAGGTGAAAGCAGTGCAAACTCATACTCAACACACACAAGAGGTAAAAAGTTTCTGTTATAACAACCAACCAACCTATTGACAAACACTATTTGCATGAAGATAGTTTTCTGTTATACACGGTAAATGGAAAAACAATTGACAGACTCAACAGAATGTGCTTTTCTGATCAATGACACGTTCTTCTGTACAACACCAGAACTGTTTAGGTCACGGTTGGATGCTCCTGCTTAAGCTTCATCAGTCCTCTTCTTCGGCAACGCAGGCTGAAATATTGATAAAGCCAAATATCTGATGATTAGTAGTAAATTTAAAGGGATCAAATGCACTGTGTATGAGGTATGCATAATCTAACCCCAATGTCATATTATAAGCCGTTTCTTAAAACCTTTTCAAGCAGTGCAAGTTGCAACATACTATACTCCATTACTTTTTTAAGAGAGCAAAAATACAAGAGAAGAagtgaaagattaaaaaaactGGATGAATTCATTGATTTAGGGTTCAAAGAAAAAGTTTATGATACTTAATATTGTTGGTAGATATCATTGTTAAAACATGATTGGCGTAGTCATAAACAAACAACTCTGCAACCAGCTCAAGCAATAGGAACCTAAGTATGTGCAAAGTTAAAGAGACTCGGACAATGCCTCACTCACTCGCTGGACCGAAGGTAACTGCTTGTACTAAAAAGGTGACAGCCTATTAAAACACGATGAGTTCCTAAAGTTATGGTAGTAGTGTAGTCTCATTTTTGTGTGTTAGCACAATCAAGAATTTTCTtcaatattaaatatgtttcACTACTAGCTTGTTTTTCATGTATCCACAATTATATGCTCCAAAAGGAAGAAATACGCGTGATAGGAGCATCAAGAGAAACACTTGAACAAAATCTTCTAGGAGTTTGGGATCAAAATAACTATTCTGTACTCAATGACATTATGATCAGTCTCAAGAGTTCAAACCAGAAGCTGCAGATACTGGTAAGTAGATGTACACAAAAAAGGAAACTAGCTGGAGTTGATCTATCAACAATTGGCTAGTTGGTCTTGGTTACCAAACCCTTGATGGTCTACCTGCTTAACTGATTAAATATTTTGCACAGGTAGAGAGATGAATTATTCTTAAATCTCTTCCCGAGCTTCAATCTGTGAATGTTTGACATAATTCCTGGAAATTCATTGGCAGACACTTTGGATGAATCTACAGTACTAAATTATGACCTTTTACTGGTGCTTATGAGTGCTACTTTGGGCTCCTAACATATTGCAAACACCTTCCGTCTAATCATTTGATCTGCAAAGCTTGTCTACCTAATAAGGGAACCAAACTTACACTACTTCGGCAGGCTGCTGAAAGGAATATgagataattttattacatcATAATTGTTAAGAAGATAGACAGTTTGCACAACTCTTAGTTATCAGCAAAATTCAAAATGGAGAAAACTGGCTACCGAACAATTTGAATCAACATTTATATCCATCCAGAAAAAGCACACAATTAAAGAGGTTTCTAAATGACAGCAACTGATGAAATGAACAGTACTCCGTTGCATTCAATCTAACCCAGCGCGGAATCTCCAATACCAAAATTAAGAGCAATGAGCAAGAATTGTACCTCCGCAACAGAAACAGCAGTAGCAGCAAGAAAGGATCATGAGCAAGTCTCCACAAAGCACGAGAAATCGCCCACCTCCTTTACCGGAAACCTTTGAATTAACAGATTGAGTATCGCTATTATCATCGTCCAAAAGCTTTTGCTGGTTGCTGCTGCCTTCGCTGCTTTGAGATTCTCGCCGCTGCTTCTCAGACGTCTCCATTCTGTGGAGGTTCCATTCGAGTTTCTTCAAGTAACCCAGCTTGAAGGAATCCCTCAATCTCATAGACGGCCATAGATGCATCTCtttaactctctctctctctctctctctcaatttCAGCTATGATAGACAGAGCACTGAAAACGAGACTGggagtaaaataaaatatcaataaaaGGCCCAACACAAATACGCAATTGCACGGTATTAAATTGTCCCAACTCCAGTGACTTTCCTAAATAGGAAGATATGAGATCGAGTCAAAGTTTAAAGTTTATATTACAATGTATTAGagttagtaatattttttttaaaaaaaaagagttaataccacaaatgatcctctgactattggactagtacttcttttagtcctcgactttcaattcgaccacaaatggtcatctgactttcatttttgaccacaaatagtcctccattaaaaatcatgttaaataggtgttaaatctaggggtattatcatcaaattgatatatataattgtcataaaataaaaatgtttacaagttttcaccaacaaacataattgaaaaattaacaaatataaatactcctaaataaaaagacaatacacattattcttgtaattatgcgtacaaaatgaaaatttaatattagagctatctgtttttaatttaaccaacatattaaaatggaagattttttttttaaccttg
It includes:
- the LOC116010209 gene encoding uncharacterized protein LOC116010209 is translated as MHLWPSMRLRDSFKLGYLKKLEWNLHRMETSEKQRRESQSSEGSSNQQKLLDDDNSDTQSVNSKVSGKGGGRFLVLCGDLLMILSCCYCCFCCGACVAEEED
- the LOC116010207 gene encoding uncharacterized protein LOC116010207 isoform X2 — encoded protein: MKEKELALLHEKVKLERRQGDVDCPLSNQAMQEGEITELKYSLDLEVYSMKQKLEDADLEKSQATKSSEDEFYCKGYNFFGFKPMTDALMPEGNKTIQQMTSDSDILKRLLDFTFGTVHSTEVPILEKQWRHTIETKVLSVLIKGFVDDIQQIFNATLRERKSNIQFGFSDDKWTELITQMTMLREELDTFSSRDSFKLRTLDKNDGLGPLTNICRSVSDPLQEFTCYEPGEDKKTIGSHYVAEMIKIHEAIIRKQRKDLSWSTGAKPLGKGSSLLKRNRESDSLERRMQECTSRLDCLISWSHGLVDENDVQVLESFQKKPNSVLGGEEHMRSHYVEELKDEIRRLKGEAEDSCLQNSMMEQVYLLLCQGLVKDFNAKVSSYGSQIRNPANRLSSMDFTDKNEDRAAGNQRDRKRMHMKLLTITWKSSELKSGMSERLSNGYWMLMKAF
- the LOC116010207 gene encoding uncharacterized protein LOC116010207 isoform X1; the protein is MKEKELALLHEKVKLERRQGDVDCPLSNQAMQEGEITELKYSLDLEVYSMKQKLEDADLEKSQATKSSEDEFYCKGYNFFGFKPMTDALMPEGNKTIQQMTSDSDILKRLLDFTFGTVHSTEVPILEKQWRHTIETKVLSVLIKGFVDDIQQIFNATLRERKSNIQFGFSDDKWTELITQMTMLREELDTFSSRDSFKLRTLDKNDGLGPLTNICRSVSDPLQEFTCYEPGEDKKTIGSHYVAEMIKIHEAIIRKQRKDLSWSTGAKPLGKGSSLLKRNRESDSLERRMQECTSRLDCLISWSHGLVDENDVQVLESFQKKPNSVLGGEEHMRSHYVEELKDEIRRLKGEAEDSCLQNSMMEQVYLLLCQGLVKDFNAKVSSYGSQIRNPANRLSSMDFTDKNEDRAAGNQRDRSGDETKILEYILREDIHKVFMTEMINLMKQEKDAYETVNHYLEIFRTEERDE
- the LOC116010208 gene encoding caffeoylshikimate esterase-like codes for the protein MKHPVAEANEESPFGSLSADEFYSRHSVSHGSEFITNSRGLKLFTQWWTPLPPTKLIGAVCAVHGFTGESSWFVQLTAVHIAKHGFAVCAIDHQGHGFSDGLVAHIPDINPVVDDCISFFDSFLDSHVPSYLPTFLYAESLGGAIALLITLRSGDSAPKRSFDGVVLNGAMCGISDKVKPPWPLEHLLDIAAFLVPTWQVVPTRGSLLGVSFKEEWKRKLAIASPRRPVAKPRAATARELLRVCRELQGKFEEVKVPFLIIHGGDDVVCDPACAEELYRRAASKDKTLNIYPGMWHQMVGEPEEDVDRVFGDVMEWLTTRAERSTSQKSAEDGGAVPE
- the LOC116010673 gene encoding V-type proton ATPase subunit G 1; amino-acid sequence: MDSNRGQGGIQLLLAAEQEAQHIVNAAKSAKQARLKQAKEEAEKEIAAFRAHMEAEYQKKLAQSSGDSGANVKRLEAETEAKINHLKTEAARISHDVAHMLLRHVTTVKN